A stretch of DNA from Acropora palmata chromosome 12, jaAcrPala1.3, whole genome shotgun sequence:
TGAAACATACCTTCAATGATGCAATCTGGTTTGCCGATAGATCCAAAGTTTTCAGATTAAGGGTTTCATTGAGTGAGTTTCCTGTcatacacacaaaaaaaaacagtaataatgatacctggattgaaaaagatcatctgggtgattggagtcctgagaaggcaCTTGACTCTGAAAATCATTCTGCATAGGTTGTAAAAATGTCAatacagtccttctcaggactccaatcacccagattaTCTTCTTCAATCAAGGAATGTTACTCCtaggttcaaaccattttcttatttagtgataatgatgatgattatgagGACAATGATGACAAAATTGCTAGGTTATTGAAGACAAGATTTAAGCAAAAAGTTTGGCCAACCAATTTGTGTAATGCTGTTTCCGGCTAAATTCAGATCAAGGAGACACAGAAGTCCTTCCAGTCcctgcaaaaaaagaaaccagaaGAGATCAAAATGGTTCATATTGGATTTGCTACTCTCAAAAATTATCTAAATTGTCTAATCAGATTATCACCCTTATTGCAACCAAACTAGAAGTCTGTAAGTTTAGGGTAAAGTCAGTTTACAGAGGCTTGCAAGATTTCCTCACTGGCTGCTGGCTGGCATATTTTTCAAGCAGGTCCCTTAATTTAGTTATTACCAAATAACTAAAGCCATAACAAAAACCTTTGACATTACCGAGAATTAAATTATAGTCATTAGTTTAGACAAAAGCTTAATAAAAAGAACACCAATATGATATAgatttaggagccaacacaATAAAAGTCAATGATcattacatttttttgtttctttgcattttgcttGGCTTGTATGCGAATATACATGTACTATTTATCTTATATTCTTATTAAGTTAAAACCAAATCCCTCTCTATAAGTCAGATTATCATTTCATGTACGCTAAACTAGTGTAAAAATTGCCTGGTTTGCAGCCGATAAAATGCAGGAGATACAACCTACCAATGAACAGTACTAAAAGCTATTCACCTACCTCAATTTCACTGATGCAGTTGTTATTTAGCCACAGGACACCAAGTTGATCCAGATGTGAAATGTTCTCTATTTTAGAAATCTTGTTGTCATACAATAGCAATTTTTTTAGCTGTTTGCACTCTGTTAGCCCTGAAATTTTCTGTTGggagaattaaaaaaattcagtgcaataatattgttattatttttagtgaCATGGTTGGATTATTTGTGTTGTGCTTAAAATGAGTAAGACTTAAGGTTCTTTAGAAAGAATTCTGACCACTGTTAATCTTCTAACATTAAAAGCCTTTAAGTTCGGAAAAAAAGTACCACGGTTTCAGATGCTGGAAAGTTTGAATAGcagaaattgcaaaaataaggaaaaaaattaatttaccaaaaaagttcaaatttttgtttgtttgctgatttgctatttttcttttttttttaaatttgtaaacaGCCAACGAGAAAAAGGGAGAGACTGGGAAGGGcctgaaataaacaaacaaaaagagttGCAGCTCTCACTTCCTCTCCCCAGTCCCTCCTCATTTTACTCTATTTTATTCTTGCGTGACGAGCAATTCTCACAAGGAATTGTAGGATCCTACTTACAGACAATTTGCATTCTGACACACACAACTCTGTGAGATTAGGTAAATGTTCCAGATTCTCCAGCTCAGTAATTGCTTGTCCCATGAGAGTGAGACTCTGCAGGCTTGGAAAGCACTCCATGCCAATAATTTTAGGAAAACCAGAAAAGAACATTTCCAAGGATGTAACATTTTTGCCTGAGCCTTTCTGAAGCTTATCAAACTTGACACCATTTACTGTACACTGCAATGAAACAGGACATGTTCAATGTTAAACgaccattaattttggtaaCAAGAATAAGACTATCTTTGCCTGCATGGGTGTGACACTGCCTGCTTCTTGATactataaaattaattaatgcagCCTTTGAACATGAACTTCAGGTAATTGCACTTGCCTAATGAACAACCTGGCAGGATCTCAAAGGATCTAGACAGatctaaaaaaatgtttcatagCTGCAAACGTCTAGCACAATATTATTGCTCAACTAATTAATAGGGAAACTACAAATCAACTTATTAAAGtcccaataattattcctaTCAGTGTTGTTTCCGATAATTAGAGGGAAAAGTCAAAACATCCACAGTAACCTCTGccaaaaaattttcaataatttttgtgtCTGGCATCTTAGTTTGGCTTGGAATTTTCACTGGATTACTATTTATGAACAAGACAGTCAGAGAAGTAAACTATAGGACTTGAAACTATGTGACTCGAAGTTGCCAACTAATAAACTTCCCCTCGTATAAGTCAAGTACCAGACAGAGAACATTTTActactgcaaaatcaatttctatttttaaaattttacctgaaaaataaattaatgactTTTTAAATAGTACGTCATGACAGCATTttagtatttattttttttgtatagtATGTAGTGATAATATTTATGACATAACTAATTCTTAATAAGTATGTTTATATTGTTAGTCACACTGTCACTGAAAAGTCCCCCAGGGGAGTGTCAACAATGTTTTGTATTGAATAGGAAGTTAAAAATTTCCCAAATTAGCGTGTCATTTATTTACACAATTTTTCCCTAAATTCACTGCAACATAAAAACCAAGCaactgaggaaaaataaataaacagaagaaacaaaataataatactctACTACTTGACACAGTTGATAACATCATGTTGCAATAAACATAACTGACACATATATCACACGTAAGTTGCATGGatctataattttttttttcccacgacAAACCAATGGCCATTTTAATGTACCATATTTTATCTTTCATTAACTAGAACAGTACATGTTAATACAAGTTTTTTAGATGCAAGTTTACATAATGTTTCAATACTttgataaataatttgtaacaaactaaaaacaatgaaagattttctgaATTATCAATTATTTAAAAGTCCGTTGAAATGCTATATTAAGTTATATACATTATATGGTAGAGTGTAAAGAAGTTTggtgcaaacaaaacaaacaaaaagacaaggaagcaaaaaaaataaataccaaTTCCTCAAGAGAACCTTTCTGTTTTATCCTTTTTGGTCCAACATTTTTGATTGAATGTACTGCTGCTCTCTTCTTCGTAAAGGACAAAACATAACACAGGcaattcaaaacaagaaataaaaacaaaccacaaagGCCCAAATCAATAAGATATTTTTGTACACAGCAATCACAAAACAACATCATGTCACTCAAAAGAGGCGGAAATAGAGCATTTTGCAAGATAATTTGATTGTTGTTAGCATTaaaatgaatattattattagctaaataataataacttttagCATTTGAAGACAAAGCAGCATTTCTAATGTTCTGTGATTACCACGAATTTTGTGACACGACAGTACATTACCACAACTTGagtacaaaaattaaaagcaaagagtgaaagtgaaaaattataaGAACTCATTTTAGAAAAAGAAGGTGAAAAGTAGCGATAGAGAGCAAGAACACATTAAAACCCAGATTGTATGGATCTCAGCTTATTCTAAAGCTCAAGTAAAGCATTAATGACATGAACTTTTTTGTCACCAGAGGTAACCTCATCTAACACTGCggaaattgattgattgattcatTAGCTAAACATCTCAATTTAAATGTCAGCAACACCTACGATTTCCTACTgatatttcagttgttttccCATAAATAACCTAACTATAACAttcaaaacaacgaaaaataaCCGCCACAGAAGTTCAAAAGTCTCAGACCAAAGCGAAACCACACAACTGCCATAAGCCAGCTTAAATTGAGCCACTTCTCACCAATTCTTTTAAAGATTCTTCATCCTCCTCTGAGGAAGAATCATCCGACTTTCCCTCTTtagcattttcatttcctCGCATCATTTGTATTTACATTTCGTGCCTAAAATCTTGTTTTTTGGTAGATATTTGTACTGCAAATTGGCGCCATCTTGGTTTTCTAGAAGACTCAAATAcgagcattctgattggctaatagTTGCTCTAGAAACTTGTCTTGTCTCGTCCCCAGGGTTTTGATCCTGGATGTGCAAAGTTGTGTCTGCAAAAAAAGCATGGCATTTGCTGTTCTTCCACGGAGAGCTCGATTTGCAAAGATTTCCTCTCTAGTAGCCTTAGCTAAGAGATTCAACAGTGATTTAGTAGAGACTGAACAAgatggaaaaatatttcacgTGGTGATCACTCGACCGGAAAAACGAAATGCAGTGAATTCCGAAACTGCCAAACAACTTGCAGATGCTTTTCGTAGCTTCGAAGTTGACGAGGAATGCAATGTGGCAGTGTTTTATGGAAAGGGGAGTAACTTTTGTGCTGGATACGACCTCGAGGAGTTATCTAAAAGGGACCCAGGGACGTTCTTGAAAAGTGTTCCTCCAGTTGGTGAGGGAGATGCCCCCATGGTACGGTGCCTTTTCCACccctattattattaacatagTTTTAAGGCAATAGTGCTAATACTGCATGCTTAAAAGATAAATTATCTCTTACAACGAACGTTCGTTTGAAGAATGTTCTGTAAGATTTCCTTTTACTCGTAAATGGCGTTCACCCTTGTAATGTTTCGTGTTGTGATATCGTGACTGTTTACGAGTAAAGGTCACGTGTTTGGTTAGCATTAGATTTTAAATATCTGTCGTGTTCCCGTTGAAATTGCCTCTGTACATACAAATGTCAATGATTCGTGGCCTAAGCTGTCAAGCCATGTGTTCATGACTGTATCTTTTTGGATGGCTCCTtcctgcttttttttctttggacaACTCACAAAGTCATCTTGTTTATCTAAACGCCAGTTTCAAAAAAGTACCTGTAGGAGGTAGACAAATTGTCATCCATTATCACGCCCCAAAATGCTATAGACTCAATTGTGGTTTGTTCACAGTTTTTACTCACTATTTCTAAGATGAATAACATAGGGTTGGCTCAGAAAATGTCATTTTGTGGGGTCCCATTTCTAAAGACTCACACTTTTGGTGCACATTCAAACACAGTGAACCTGCAAGTAGAAGATTGTTTTGCACTCATAAAATTTTTTCCTAGAAATATTGGCTGATTAAAAACGGCAATGTGGAAATTCTATGATTCCCAGACTCACAGTTATGACTCTAGTTAAACACTGCTTTTCTTGGGACTGACTTAAACAATGAATCACTGGCAATGAttctgttggaaaaaaaaacagttttggtTGATTTCCTTCCctattaatttttggaaatacgaaaaagggtgagaAAATGTCTCAGTTAAACAACtccaagtgagctatgatcatcgcagttatgaacgcaatttaataAGCAATTGCGCATAGAagcccgttgaagtcctgacttttcaggcttctatgcgcaattgcttaaattgcattcataaccgcgatgatcatagctcacttgatttcaaatccacagttcaacatatgaaatacttcatataTGTATCACTAAACATCtccattgttttcttgttaggGTCCATCACGACTGAAGCTGAGCAAACCAGTGATTGGTGCAATCGAGGGACATGCAGTTGCTGGGGGAATGGAGTTAGCTTTGATGTGTGATCTCAGAGTTGCAGCAGAAGATTCTGTCATGGGGATATTCAATAGGAGATTTGGTAAAATGAACCAAAATTGAACATTCTCTGTTTTGTGTTTGAGACAAGAGTGTAACTACTTGATGTAGGCAGTTACAGAGTGGTTCAGGAGTTTAAATGCGGTACAGACAAGAGAAAGGGTGGTGTTTGAAAGAGGTTATAAGAAATAACTCAAATGATGCCATCATTGACATTTCTTGATTGAGTAAAGTCAGTCCTAAGAAGCACTTACTACTAGTACCCAATTGCAAGCAGCTCTCATAACCGAGATgatcatacactgaaaatttgtttcaacccaCTGTTCAaacacatgaatttcatgtatccACATAACATATCTAGACCTATATTCTTCATCAACAGGCTTATTATCAACCCAAATGAcaaccagctcccagttgacCTGATAGATCGACTGGTGGAGTTAAGTAGCTTACtaataactgcaaggatcatacgctgaaaaaatcaaaagcacTTTTGTTTGTCACAGATGTTTTCAACAACCAGAGTAGAAGTAAAACACTTCACTCACTATTCACGTCAGATTCCATCAAGGCATGGATATGATTCAAGTTAAAACCCACATATTACTCCTCATTCCACTGATACTAGCTGTTGCTACAATTTCTTTCACCTGAGCTCTTGTGGATATATTGATTTTGTGggttatttatttcattatacTTTTGCTACAATGGTCCATAAaattgataaataataataacatcatCATTGCTATAAAATTGCAGGTGTTCCATTGCTAGATGGTGGTACTGCAAGGTTACCTTACATTGTTGGCTTGTCAAGGGCCTTGGATCTCATCATGACCGGCAGACCAGTGTCAGCAACAGAAGCACATAGTATGGGCCTGGTTAATCGAGTCGTCCCCAAAGGAAAAGCTGTCGAAGAAGCTATCAAGCTTGCACAGTTGATTTCCCGTTTTCCATCAGATTCGCTTATTGCGGAGCGCAAGGCTGTCTTTTATGCTATGTTCAATGCAGAGTCATTCAATGATGCATTGACATACGAGCATACCAAAGGGGTGAAACTTGGTGCAATTCAAGACTCAATCAAAGGAGCAAGAGAGTTTTTACAAGGAAAGGGTCGAAAGGGTTCATTTGATGATTATCTTGATTAGAGTGTTAAAAAGTTTATTTCTCTggaaacaatttaaaaaagatGATTAGTGATTAAACATTTTGTAAAAGCTACACAAATACTGTAAATAGTTCAAAGAAAAGatagtaattatttgttttccaGAAGAGACTTGTCTCACATGAAAAGTATGACTTAAGCCTGCCAGCTGATCCAGCAAATTGTGATTTTGTCACAAAAAGATATATATTATTGTCGGCTCAGACTGAGCCTGACTTAACACTTCTCTGAGGGACCTAACACTTTCTGGAATGCTTACATTAAGGAAAGAGGTACCATAACCTTTCTGTCTTGGTGGATTGGCACTGCTTTCAAGGCATCGACTTTGAAACAGTCCAAAACCAGATATGTGAATGTAAGTTTGTAAGTTCTAGATTCAGGTATGTTTGGTGAAAAGTGAATGACTTTATAAAGGACACTTAGACGAAAGTTCCTGCGGACCTAAGTACCTTAAGGAAGACCTACACAGTTAAGACATTAGGGCATAGCTTCAAGTGTTACTCTGCCTCCAAACCTCATCAGGATACTGTGAAGTTGAAGTGGATCTTGTGTCAAAATAGAACTGTcaataacttaaaaaaatttaataaagagCTTGAATATGGAAGTCTTTTATTGATACTTGAAGGATATGATGCATCTCAAAGACAAAATATAGATGAGAAGCTACCAACTGATCTTGCTTTCTTAACTAATTTTCCAGTAAAATTCAATACTTCTAGAATTATTTCCtcttttgaattaaaaacaCTATGCAGCACAGAACACTGTTTCCATCTAACAGATTTCTGTTCCAAAAATGCTGCAGCTCAGAAAGAAATTATTactaaaagttaatttttagATAACTTGAAGGCACTGGTAAAGTATTTGTTGGATTGTACTTGTATAATTTGTTAGTGAATGAAACATGTATAGCTTGAAGGTAAATGTAGAAGCATCTTTCAAAAACTGGTACAAGTAATCTATACCATTGTGTATAAAAGACTGAAAAGTTGTTTCCCCAAACTAAAAGCTGTCATATGCGGTtgtaaaaagacaaaatcaaCTCATATCCCATCtgtcatgcaaaacatttgTGGCTGAACATCACATAGGGTGAAGACATTCTTTAGCGATCTCTCTAGCTAGCTCACTGTCTGGCTAAAGGTGGAAACAGGATTCTTTCCAATGGGGAAATATGTATCTATGATAGCAGTTTGTTTAGATTTAATACGTTTCCTGGAGATTAATTTCATGGGCAAAGTGTTGGTGCCTATGGAGCGAAGTTCTTTGCCTGCAGCTGGTTCATCCCTTGTTTGATCCTGCATTGAACAGGTGTCTCTCTGACCAGAGCTGCTTGTGCTACTAACAGTGGTACTCTGTAAGGCCCCACACTTGCGATTGGCTCGCACGGAGTTGGTTACCAGAACATCTGGCACACTGTACACACCTGGATTGCAGCACCGCAAGAAGCACTCACCAAACTTGTCATTTCCAAGAGGACAGCGTCTTCTTGCACCTTTTGGGTGAAGACAGGTATGGATGTAGTTTATGGTAGCCTCTCTCTTTGATGACAAATCTAAGAAACCTTGCTCTGAGagcatttctttcttgacTTCAACAGAAACTAAAGGAGCACTTGAATCTGCTTCTACTTGGGAAACCAGGTCCACACTATTGTCTAATTTACGTCTTTTACGTCTTCTCTTCCTGTGGGAACTTCTGGGTTTTTGATGTTCCTCTATAAGTTCCACGCTATATTCCGATGAAGATTCCGAGTCTGTGTCTTCTATAACAATAACTTCATTCTTGTCAGAATTCCTCTTAGGAGACTCAGTAACGTGTTCCACTTTTGCACTTACTGACAAGATAGATGTTTTATCCCCTACCACAGTATGCCCATCTAGTAAACCCTCTCTAACTGACTCAGAAATTGCAAGTAGCACAGAGGGTGTCATTTCTGTGGAATCTAGAACTAATTTGTTGAGTGAACAAACAGTGTTTTCAGAATTTGATCTAATAAGCTCCTTTTCATTGGGATAGCATGAATTTCCTCCTTTGGTTGAAATCTGCTGGCACTTCCTCAAAGGAGACCCTTTATCTTTCACTTGACTGCTGTGGGATGATGTTTCATGTTCTCTCGTCTCAGATGATGGGTCTCTTTCACATTTCTCCATTGTTTTTTGCTGCGATGCTTCTTTATGCTGGCCCCTTGCTCCAGATGCCCTTTCAAAACATGGCTGCCCTTCTGTGCTGCTATGCCCCTCTGGTTGCCTCTTAACAGTTGCAAGAGGCATTTCTTCATCAGATACACTGCATACATTGACCTCACAGTCTTCATCTGAAGAGCTATCATCAACGTTGCCAAAGCATGGGTCCATAGAGTGATCACCCACAACAGGTCTTTTGCGTGTACTAGAATAAGGCAGTGTGTTACCACATACATCACAGTACCATTCTGCCGGTGCCCTTTTCCAGTGCTGACATTTTACATGTGTTCCAAACTGGCCGCACAAGTCACACAGACGAATGCGCCATTTTctataaagaaaagaataaaacagATACATTTCTTGTCTAGGTTATTTCACTTGTGGaaatggaaaaggaaaatgaaaaagcaagCACATTCACACCAGTGATGTAAACATAATACCtgcaataaataaaaacagaaatgtATGCGCATATTGCATGtgtccatttcttttcaaGCTTTGTCAGCATTTGAACTTGTCTACTCTGTTTAGGCCGCGACCGGAGAGATTTCCTCTTACTTTGGGTCACTTTCAGTGATTTTACgttattgttgttgctgtcatcatcatcattattattgttattgtcatcatcattaattattatcagttctttcttcatttttttggtACAGTCCTTTTCATGATGGTAGCAAATGTTCCCCTGCCATTGAGTTGCCctatattttcattcaaactTCAACTGTGGGCTTTAGCAATGAAGACAAATATTGTCAGCAGGGGTTTCATTAATTCTGAAAGTAGAAGGGTATTTGAGGGAAAATAGAGAGGTACTCCAAAGGGCAAGGCCTGAGCTCCAAGGGGGGTTCAGGGGTATTCTTCCATGCAAAAATACCTTTTGCCATCTTTCCTCATTTACCCAGTTTACAACAAAAAGTTTAATTGTGCTCttcaataatttgtttattcttcTATGGTGGCAAATAAGGAAAATCGCTAGGGGaggaaaatgtttgaaattcattgtttttggGTTAAAAgtagtgcttatttattccaaattgcactcaaattcatgtgattacttatactaaaattaatagtaattattattgtcaacaTGTGTATTTACCCTGAAGTTGCTTTGTGTTCTTTCCCATGAGGGCAGATGCAGTTTTGTGCATCACAGCGATTGTATCGAAACAAAAGATCTGCAAAGGCATCCCCTTTTTCCCAACTAGCATccctaaaaagaaaataagtaatattattaattttatctctGAGGTACTACTGTAAGTTAAAGCACCTTGTTTTTTGCACTTCAATCTTCAATCCATAAACTGAAGTGGAAAAACGTGGTCCTTAACTTACAGTATCACCCTCGAACTCAGTTAGTAAGAAGTACATATATTCATCGCGAAGGGTTACCTATTTGTTTCCTTAGAGGAAATGAGGTGTGGTTAAAAGTATGGTTTGCCCTTTTAACTGGGACAGCAGACCCAACAACTTCGAGTTCTGCACATAGCAAACAACATTTTTACTGCAACATATTTCCTTGTGACGAAGGATGTTACTCATGTATGAAAAAAATCTATTGCTGTAACAGAAGATCACTCTCTCATTTTCTTAACTTCAGAAAACATAAAAACGTTTCcactcaaaaataaataataattatgacacAACTGATTTCAAAGTCCTCagagcaaacaaacaagaataTGCCTTtactttgctttattttaataatattctTGATTTCTGTAGAAACTGCTCCATTAATGCTAAATCTACACTTAAATAATAGGTTGGTATTTGAAAAGTGAAGACAGACAAGCCAAACTTACTGTTCTGGTATGTAAACACccattcttttcatttcatcttgAAATTCCTTCTTATTATTGCAAAGGGGGCATTTGAAGTAATACAATCCACTTGAATGGGCATGTCTCTGCAAATACGCAAGTAATGTTATAGAATGGAGATGGATGCAAAGTATTCTTCCACTCCCTTGTAAAGTAGTTTTCACCAAGAATTATCAAGTGGGCAGATACATTGGAATACAAATGCGACAGTGTTAAAATGTTACTAAATTAATTCCTTCACTTTGGGTTGCAGGCTGTGGCTAAAAAATGACTCATAAATGTCCCACAGATTACTGGTCTGGTCATGTTCTTCTACTGAACCATTTATTGCCAAATCAGAAAGATTTGACTCCACCATAAAGGCAAGAAATTCACTTGCTATCATAGATAAGATTAAATCATCCAAAAAATTCATCACCTGGAGGCATTTGTTGTGAAACCACACTTTGCAACAAGGTGTAAGGAGAGGCACATCAGCAAGAAAAGGACAACTGTTCCACTCTATATCATTCAAACAGATTGGACAATTTTTGCCGTCACTCTCTCTTAAATGGATTTGTTGGGTTGGACGATGGTATGTACAAAATGAGCTGCAACGCAAGTcaagaaacatgtcaaagAAGAGCAAGTCTTTGCTTTTATTATCAAGAGAAGTTCTGCATCCATCAAAGCATTGTTAGATAAAAAATGTATGTGGCTACAACATTACTATTCAGGTCAATGAAAAAGAGATGTTTACACGGAACAATATTTGCCATTGCTCAATTTGAAGTTCAGGGTTTAACAATCTTGTGTGATTCTAAATTTCATCTCTTAGCCAGGCTTTTCCCTTTCAACCGCCGAACGGCGATTCTCGGTAACTAAACAAAGTCTTGCAGTCAAGTTCGCCCATTTGCCACCAACATGAGCGCTGCAAGCTCAGATTATCTCCATCTGCAAAAGGCTTTTTGCCCTGTGCtttatttgaaaaggaaaactctgCTTAGCCCAAAATAATTAGTCCACTTTGTCTTTCTCTACTGTACTGCACAACAATACTCTTAGGGTTTGAAAGGTTCCACAATGACCCTAGAGGGGTAAGAACCAGACAATGTCCCCACCTCAGAGATGACCAACTTACTTACTTGAAACTGTcaaagaactgaaaaagagATCCTCTCTGGCGGCCACAGTTATAGTGGTAGGTTTGATGACATTTTTCAACGCAGCAACCGATAGAAGCACCAGGCTTTTTGCAGAAATTACACCTCTGAAGCAAAAGGAatataaaagaataattatataaaataatataaaaagaagaaggaaataCACTACATGCAAAGTTTGTGCTTAGTTCATTATCACTAAGACAACAAATTTGAATCTAATTCCTTTTAAGCAAAAgtaatagggacctttagattctaggacaagAAGGAGAATGAATatgagatttgactgcccgtttttagcaaaaatacttaGAAGATTTATAACCCGGAAGATTAATCatactctttgttagcagtatgggttgctcagttattcttattgccggtaactgagcctttttgctgaCCAAAAAATGCCAAACCATACCGTACTTGTAGTCGTTCTTgccctagaatctaaagctccctaaaacaaaaataaggtCAATATTGGATGCCAATGGTATGGCTTCATCCCCATGAATGCTGATTTGAGGTCTCTCGGCATTAAGCCttccaaaaaattaataatgatttggATGCAACTATACCCGTACCTTGGTAATGCTAAAATAGCTTGCTCTGatttggaaattttgaagCATTTTTTAATAActagttgttttttgttttaacaataaGCCTCACTGAAACAAACATGATGTCATGTAACAATACTGACCAATCTTTTTGCccttgttatttcttttttgatatCTTTAATCAAAAATCCATCAAAGCCTTCGTCATCTTCTCCACGCTGAGCCAAGCCTGATGAAAAgaactgcaaggaaaaaacacacaaacaaactaaaagaTTTGtcttaacattattattattctaaaaCATAAGAAAccagtaaatttttttgtgaaaggaACTCACAAACAAAACGAATACCCACAAAGAGAAGAGAGGGAAGAGATACAAGCAGACTTTGTTGAACCTCACTCTCCCTCC
This window harbors:
- the LOC141859682 gene encoding enoyl-CoA hydratase EchA19-like; translated protein: MAFAVLPRRARFAKISSLVALAKRFNSDLVETEQDGKIFHVVITRPEKRNAVNSETAKQLADAFRSFEVDEECNVAVFYGKGSNFCAGYDLEELSKRDPGTFLKSVPPVGEGDAPMGPSRLKLSKPVIGAIEGHAVAGGMELALMCDLRVAAEDSVMGIFNRRFGVPLLDGGTARLPYIVGLSRALDLIMTGRPVSATEAHSMGLVNRVVPKGKAVEEAIKLAQLISRFPSDSLIAERKAVFYAMFNAESFNDALTYEHTKGVKLGAIQDSIKGAREFLQGKGRKGSFDDYLD
- the LOC141859679 gene encoding uncharacterized protein LOC141859679 isoform X2, whose translation is MFFSSGLAQRGEDDEGFDGFLIKDIKKEITRAKRLRCNFCKKPGASIGCCVEKCHQTYHYNCGRQRGSLFQFFDSFNSFCTYHRPTQQIHLRESDGKNCPICLNDIEWNSCPFLADVPLLTPCCKVWFHNKCLQRHAHSSGLYYFKCPLCNNKKEFQDEMKRMGVYIPEQDASWEKGDAFADLLFRYNRCDAQNCICPHGKEHKATSGKWRIRLCDLCGQFGTHVKCQHWKRAPAEWYCDVCGNTLPYSSTRKRPVVGDHSMDPCFGNVDDSSSDEDCEVNVCSVSDEEMPLATVKRQPEGHSSTEGQPCFERASGARGQHKEASQQKTMEKCERDPSSETREHETSSHSSQVKDKGSPLRKCQQISTKGGNSCYPNEKELIRSNSENTVCSLNKLVLDSTEMTPSVLLAISESVREGLLDGHTVVGDKTSILSVSAKVEHVTESPKRNSDKNEVIVIEDTDSESSSEYSVELIEEHQKPRSSHRKRRRKRRKLDNSVDLVSQVEADSSAPLVSVEVKKEMLSEQGFLDLSSKREATINYIHTCLHPKGARRRCPLGNDKFGECFLRCCNPGVYSVPDVLVTNSVRANRKCGALQSTTVSSTSSSGQRDTCSMQDQTRDEPAAGKELRSIGTNTLPMKLISRKRIKSKQTAIIDTYFPIGKNPVSTFSQTVS
- the LOC141859679 gene encoding uncharacterized protein LOC141859679 isoform X1 codes for the protein MRRRRGKRSKEDDPFEANNVCRLCKQEANEEHFGKFFVEKQSGFSVHQYCMFFSSGLAQRGEDDEGFDGFLIKDIKKEITRAKRLRCNFCKKPGASIGCCVEKCHQTYHYNCGRQRGSLFQFFDSFNSFCTYHRPTQQIHLRESDGKNCPICLNDIEWNSCPFLADVPLLTPCCKVWFHNKCLQRHAHSSGLYYFKCPLCNNKKEFQDEMKRMGVYIPEQDASWEKGDAFADLLFRYNRCDAQNCICPHGKEHKATSGKWRIRLCDLCGQFGTHVKCQHWKRAPAEWYCDVCGNTLPYSSTRKRPVVGDHSMDPCFGNVDDSSSDEDCEVNVCSVSDEEMPLATVKRQPEGHSSTEGQPCFERASGARGQHKEASQQKTMEKCERDPSSETREHETSSHSSQVKDKGSPLRKCQQISTKGGNSCYPNEKELIRSNSENTVCSLNKLVLDSTEMTPSVLLAISESVREGLLDGHTVVGDKTSILSVSAKVEHVTESPKRNSDKNEVIVIEDTDSESSSEYSVELIEEHQKPRSSHRKRRRKRRKLDNSVDLVSQVEADSSAPLVSVEVKKEMLSEQGFLDLSSKREATINYIHTCLHPKGARRRCPLGNDKFGECFLRCCNPGVYSVPDVLVTNSVRANRKCGALQSTTVSSTSSSGQRDTCSMQDQTRDEPAAGKELRSIGTNTLPMKLISRKRIKSKQTAIIDTYFPIGKNPVSTFSQTVS